The Malus domestica chromosome 06, GDT2T_hap1 genome has a segment encoding these proteins:
- the LOC114823154 gene encoding probable cellulose synthase A catalytic subunit 3 [UDP-forming]: MEVSGSLVAGSHNLNELVVICRDRDRERQDGESSALNSHRCSFWPAGCARVQGDEEEEGIDDLEYEFSFDARSRQDMQHALSADGHMSYGCTSDSGFSHPMSQLSLLTNGQMVDDIPPEQHALIPSFMGTTAGGKRKHPIPSSDPVLLVQPRAMDPFKDMAAYGYGSVAWKERMESWKQKQEKLQMMKHENGAKDWDYDDDNGPDVPLMDEARQPLSRKLPIPSRQINPYRMIIIIRLVALGFFFHYRVMHPVNDAYALWLISVICEIWFAVSWILDQLPKWFPIDRETYLDRLSLRYEKEGQPSQLCPVDIYVSTVDPLKEPPLVTANTVLSILAVDYPVDKVSCYVSDDGAAMLTFEALSETSEFARKWVPFCKKFSIEPRAPEWYFAEKMDYLKDKVLPSFVKERRAMKREYEEFKVRINALVVKAQKVPEEGWTMQDGTPWPGNNVRDHPGMIQVFLGQSGRYDTDGKELPRLVYVSREKRHGFNHHKKAGAMNALVRVSAVLTNAPYLLNLDCDHYINNSKALRESMCFMMDPLLGKRVCYVQFPQRFDGIDRHDRYANRNTVFFDINMKGLDGIQGPIYVGTGCVFTRQALYGYDAPKTKKPPTRTCNCLPKWCCCGNCFSGKRKQKANKPKTEKKRNSRKEDTIVLINVSDQEGVEESNKRVEVENLTLISGDEMEKKFGQSPVFVASTLLEDGGTLKSTRPASLLKEAIHVISCGYEDKTEWGKEVGWIYGSVTEDILTGFKMHCHGWRSVYCIPARPAFKGSAPIKLSDRLHQVLRWGLGSIEIFLSRYCPLWYGYGGGLKWLERLSYINATVYPWTSIPLLAYCTLPAVCLLTGKFITPELNNVASLWFLSLFISIFTTSVLEMRWSGVGIDEWWRNEQFWVIGGVSAHLFAVFQGILKVLAGVDTNFTVTSKAGDDADFSELYAFKWTTLLIPPTTLLIINLIGVVAGVSNAINNGYESWGPLLGKLLFAFWVIIHLYPFLKGLLGRQNRTPTIIIVWSIMLASIFSLLWVRVDPFLAKSDDPTLEECGLDCN, from the exons ATGGAGGTAAGTGGTAGTTTAGTTGCGGGATCTCACAACCTGAATGAACTTGTGGTCATCTGCCGTGATCGTGATCGTGAACGTCAGGATGGGGAATCATCTGCTCTAAAT TCTCACCGATGTTCTTTTTGGCCGGCAGGGTGTGCCAGGGTCCAgggtgatgaagaagaagaaggcatcGATGATCTCGAGTACGAATTCAGTTTTGATGCAAGGAGCAGACAAGATATGCAACATGCGCTTTCTGCAGACGGCCACATGAGCTATGGTTGCACTTCTGACTCTGGTTTCTCTCATCCCATGTCCCAACTTTCACTCCTTACTAACGGTCAAATGGT TGATGATATCCCTCCTGAACAACATGCTTTGATCCCTTCTTTCATGGGAACTACTGCTGGAGGAAAAAGGAAACACCCCATTCCTTCCTCAGACCCTGTCCTTCTAG TACAACCCAGAGCCATGGATCCTTTCAAAGACATGGCTGCTTATGGCTACGGTAGTGTTGCTTGGAAGGAGAGGATGGAGAGTTGGAAGCAAAAACAAGAGAAATTACAGATGATGAAACATGAAAATGGTGCCAAAGATTGGGACTATGATGATGACAATGGCCCTGATGTACCACT AATGGATGAGGCAAGACAGCCCTTGTCAAGAAAGTTGCCTATTCCATCGAGACAAATCAACCCTTATCGAATGATCATCATTATTCGACTTGTTGCCCTTGGATTCTTCTTTCATTATCGGGTCATGCATCCTGTAAATGATGCATATGCATTGTGGCTCATCTCAGTAATTTGTGAGATTTGGTTTGCTGTTTCATGGATTCTTGATCAGCTCCCAAAGTGGTTTCCCATTGATAGAGAAACTTATCTGGATAGATTATCCCTGAG GTACGAGAAGGAAGGCCAACCTTCACAACTTTGTCCAGTTGATATTTATGTCAGTACAGTTGATCCGCTGAAGGAGCCTCCTTTGGTGACTGCAAACACTGTACTTTCTATTCTAGCGGTGGACTACCCTGTTGACAAGGTCTCTTGTTATGTTTCAGATGATGGTGCCGCTATGTTGACATTTGAGGCACTGTCAGAAACATCAGAATTTGCTAGGAAGTGGGTCCCTTTCTGCAAGAAGTTTAGCATAGAACCACGGGCACCTGAATGGTATTTTGCAGAAAAGATGGATTATCTAAAAGATAAGGTGCTTCCATCATTTGTGAAAGAACGAAGAGCAATGAAG AGAGAGTATGAAGAGTTCAAAGTTCGAATAAATGCATTGGTTGTTAAAGCTCAGAAGGTTCCAGAAGAAGGATGGACGATGCAGGATGGAACTCCATGGCCTGGAAATAATGTTCGTGATCATCCTGGGATGATTCAG GTTTTTCTTGGCCAAAGTGGAAGATATGACACAGATGGGAAAGAATTACCACGCCTGGTATATGTTTCTAGAGAAAAAAGACATGGATTTAATCACCACAAAAAAGCTGGAGCAATGAATGCCTTG GTAAGAGTCTCTGCTGTTCTAACAAATGCGCCTTACTTGTTGAACTTGGATTGTGATCACTACATCAATAATAGTAAGGCTCTTAGAGAATCAATGTGTTTCATGATGGATCCGTTGCTAGGAAAGAGAGTGTGCTATGTCCAGTTCCCACAAAGATTTGACGGTATTGATAGGCATGACAGATATGCCAACCGAAACACAGTGTTCTTTGAT ATTAACATGAAAGGTTTGGATGGGATCCAAGGGCCTATCTATGTTGGGACTGGATGTGTCTTCACAAGGCAGGCTCTCTATGGTTATGATGCTCCAAAAACAAAGAAGCCACCAACTAGGACATGCAACTGCTTGCCAAAATGGTGCTGTTGCGGAAACTGTTTTTCTGGAAAAAGGAAGCAGAAGGCCAATAAACCTAAGACcgaaaagaagagaaattcCAGGAAGGAAGATACAATAGTTTTGATAAATGTCTCTGATCAGGAGGGTGTCGAAGAGAGCAATAAAC GTGTTGAAGTTGAAAACTTGACTCTAATATCTGGTGATGAGATGGAAAAGAAATTTGGGCAGTCTCCGGTGTTTGTTGCATCCACCTTGCTGGAGGATGGCGGGACTCTGAAAAGCACTAGGCCAGCATCTCTGCTTAAAGAAGCCATCCATGTAATTAGTTGTGGCTATGAAGATAAAACAGAATGGGGAAAGGAG GTCGGCTGGATATACGGTTCAGTTACAGAGGATATCCTGACAGGCTTTAAAATGCATTGTCACGGTTGGAGATCGGTATACTGTATCCCTGCAAGGCCTGCATTTAAGGGATCAGCCCCCATTAAACTTTCCGATCGTTTGCACCAAGTCCTTCGGTGGGGCCTTGGATCAATTGAAATATTCTTGAGCAGGTATTGCCCTCTCTGGTATGGGTATGGAGGGGGTCTGAAGTGGTTGGAGCGTCTGTCTTACATAAACGCTACTGTGTACCCGTGGACATCAATTCCACTTCTTGCTTATTGCACTCTACCTGCTGTATGTCTGCTAACAGGAAAGTTCATCACTCCAGAG CTGAACAATGTGGCTAGTTTGTGGTTTCTGTCTCTTTTCATCAGCATTTTTACAACGAGCGTATTGGAAATGAGATGGAGTGGAGTTGGCATCGACGAATGGTGGAGAAATGAGCAGTTTTGGGTGATTGGTGGGGTGTCGGCGCATTTGTTTGCTGTGTTTCAAGGGATTCTAAAGGTGCTAGCCGGCGTTGATACAAACTTTACGGTGACATCAAAAGCAGGGGACGACGCGGATTTCTCAGAGCTGTATGCATTTAAGTGGACCACATTGCTCATCCCACCAACCACGTTGCTTATTATAAACTTGATCGGAGTAGTTGCCGGAGTCTCGAATGCAATAAACAACGGTTATGAGTCATGGGGGCCACTGTTAGGTAAGCTCTTGTTTGCGTTCTGGGTGATCATTCACCTCTATCCTTTCCTCAAGGGTCTGCTTGGTAGGCAGAACAGGACTCCTACAATCATTATAGTGTGGTCAATAATGCTGGCTTCCATCTTTTCGCTTTTATGGGTTCGGGTTGATCCGTTCTTGGCCAAGTCAGATGACCCAACCCTGGAGGAATGCGGATTAGACTGCAATTAA
- the LOC114823152 gene encoding uncharacterized protein At1g76660-like yields the protein MGSEQHRFPQQELRKRWGGCWGAFSCFASQKGGKRIVPATRIPEGNASANQPNGPQTVGLTNQTTSLAPSLLAPPSSPASFTNSALPSTAQSPSCFLSANSPGGPSSTMYATGPYANETQLVSPPVFSTFTTEPSTAPLTPPPELAHLTTPSSPDVPFARFLSSSADIKSAEKANYIAANDLHSTYSLYPGSPASSLRSPISRASNDCSSSSFPEHDFPPHWDPSASPQNGTYSRRGSARMFGHDTAGASVASQDSNFFCPATFAQFYLDNPPFPHAVGRLSVSKDSDVYSTGGNGSQNRHNRSPKQDVEEIEAYRASFGFSADEIITTTQYVEISDVMEDSFTMTPFPSHKLPTEESMEPPSVIEGLKAHKTKTNLQSQESHKSESDLDEGGRCDLLMSCTGSEDHKSWRQSGDVSRSSTPGIRIVANEEDIFSKMGSSKLSRKYQMGQSSSDAEIDYRRGRSLRERKGEFAWND from the exons ATGGGGTCCGAGCAGCACAGATTCCCTCAGCAGGAGCTG AGAAAGAGATGGGGAGGATGTTGGGGTGCATTTTCTTGCTTTGCCTCACAGAAAGGAGGAAAGCGCATAGTGCCTGCAACTCGCATTCCTGAAGGCAATGCATCAGCAAATCAGCCAAATGGACCCCAAACAGTTGGGCTGACCAACCAAACGACGTCACTGGCTCCTTCTCTTCTAGCTCCGCCATCTTCTCCAGCGTCATTTACAAATTCGGCCCTTCCTTCAACAGCGCAGTCTCCTAGTTGTTTCTTGTCTGCCAACTCACCTGGAGGTCCTTCATCCACCATGTATGCCACCGGGCCATATGCCAACGAAACACAACTTGTCTCTCCTCCTGTTTTCTCAACCTTCACAACTGAGCCGTCCACTGCTCCTCTCACTCCCCCACCAGAGTTGGCTCACCTAACTACTCCATCTTCTCCAGATGTGCCATTTGCTCGTTTCCTCTCATCTTCTGCAGACATTAAAAGTGCTGAGAAGGCCAATTACATTGCTGCAAATGATCTTCATTCAACATATTCACTCTATCCTGGAAGTCCTGCTAGTAGTCTCAGATCACCAATTTCAAGGGCATCAAACGATTGTTCATCATCATCTTTTCCTGAGCATGATTTCCCCCCACATTGGGATCCGTCAGCTTCTCCCCAAAATGGTACATATTCAAGGAGGGGTTCTGCCAGGATGTTTGGGCATGACACAGCTGGAGCTTCTGTGGCATCTCAAGACTCAAATTTCTTTTGTCCTGCTACATTTGCACAATTCTATCTGGATAATCCACCATTTCCTCATGCTGTTGGAAGGTTAAGCGTATCCAAGGATTCAGATGTTTACTCTACTGGTGGGAATGGAAGTCAGAACAGACACAATAGAAGTCCCAAGCAAGATGTGGAAGAAATAGAAGCGTATAGAGCATCCTTTGGGTTCAGTGCTGATGAAATTATCACCACAACACAATATGTGGAGATTTCTGATGTAATGGAGGACTCGTTTACCATGACACCTTTTCCCTCTCATAAATTACCTACAGAAGAAAGTATGGAACCGCCATCTGTCATTGAAGGACTAAAGGCACATAAGACAAAAACAAACTTGCAGAGTCAGGAGAGTCATAAATCTGAATCAGATCTTGATGAGGGTGGACGTTGTGACCTGCTCATGTCGTGTACTGGATCCGAAG ATCACAAATCATGGAGGCAGTCTGGTGATGTCTCTCGATCAAGTACGCCTGGAATCCGCATCGTGGCCAATGAAGAGGACATTTTTTCAAAGATGGGGTCTTCTAAATTGAGCAGAAAGTATCAGATGGGTCAATCTAGCTCAGATGCAGAAATTGATTATAGAAGGGGAAGAAGCTTacgagagagaaaaggagaattTGCGTGGAATGACTAA